One Triticum dicoccoides isolate Atlit2015 ecotype Zavitan chromosome 5B, WEW_v2.0, whole genome shotgun sequence genomic window carries:
- the LOC119309338 gene encoding probable inactive receptor kinase RLK902 gives MPLRGRGRSLLLLVVVLWCSALRCAAPDLAADRAALLAFRAAVGPGLPWDVSAGVSPCGWRGVGCDNSTGGGRVVALQLPGAGLIGQLPLGTVGNLTALRALSLRSNALSGGIPTDIGNCGELRYLYLQDNKLAGEIPEGFFSLGLLQRLVLSNNRFSGRVSLEFNKLRRLATLYLENNVLNGTLPADLDLPNLQLFNVSDNQLNGPVPASLAGRPANAFSGTALCGAPLSPCANTSPPPPPPSPLPLPPPASPEDSKSSKLSTAAIAGIAAGAVAALLVVLAVIFFLLCCRRRKTNKADTSTETAAYGDEDASPETVSVARAEKSGVKPSRSSKPTASDAKKLVFVGGEPEVAYELESLLHASAEVLGKGWLGTTYRATLEGGVAVVTVKRLREVPIPEKEFRGTVAALGALRHDNLVPLRSYFYSKEEKLIVYDFVSAKGLSSLLHGAGSERLDFTARARIALASARGIAFIHGAGAGSSHGNIKSSNILVNDARDGAYVADYGLVQLVGASVPLKRVTGYRAPEVTDPRRASQEADVYSFGVLLLELLTGKAPANSVPGSDGAADLPQWVGTVVQEEWTGEVFDASIANEALVEEEMVRLLQLGTECTERRPDRRPAMAEVAARIEDIVGSVQRKTDSAEFHSVSADHSA, from the coding sequence ATGCCGCTGCGTGGGCGCGGCCGCAGCCTCCTGCTTCTCGTCGTCGTGCTGTGGTGCTCCGCGCTCCGGTGCGCCGCGCCGGACCTCGCCGCGGACCGCGCGGCGCTGCTCGCGTTCCGGGCCGCGGTCGGCCCGGGGCTCCCGTGGGACGTGTCGGCCGGGGTCTCGCCGTGCGGGTGGCGCGGCGTCGGCTGCGACAACAGCACCGGAGGCGGCCGCGTCGTCGCGCTGCAGCTCCCCGGCGCCGGCCTGATCGGTCAGCTGCCGCTGGGGACCGTGGGCAACCTCACCGCGCTCAGGGCGCTGTCGCTCCGCTCCAACGCGCTCTCTGGCGGGATCCCCACGGACATCGGCAACTGCGGGGAGCTCCGGTACCTCTACCTCCAGGACAACAAGCTCGCCGGAGAGATACCGGAGGGGTTCTTCTCGCTCGGCTTGCTGCAGCGGCTCGTCCTCTCGAATAATCGTTTCTCTGGCCGTGTGTCGCTGGAGTTCAACAAGCTCCGCCGGCTGGCCACTCTGTACTTGGAGAACAACGTCCTTAATGGCACCCTCCCTGCCGACCTTGATCTCCCTAATCTTCAGCTGTTCAACGTGTCCGACAACCAGCTCAACGGCCCTGTGCCAGCGTCGCTCGCCGGAAGACCGGCCAACGCCTTTAGTGGGACAGCGCTATGCGGCGCCCCTCTAAGCCCGTGCGCGAACacttcgccgccgccaccaccgccgtctCCATTGCCATTGCCTCCTCCGGCCTCTCCTGAGGACAGCAAGAGCAGCAAGCTCTCCACTGCCGCGATCGCCGGTATTGCTGCGGGCGCCGTCGCGGCGCTCTTGGTGGTGCTCGCCGTGATCTTCTTCCTGCTCTGTTGCCGTCGTCGCAAGACAAATAAGGCCGACACTTCCACCGAGACGGCGGCCTACGGCGACGAGGACGCGTCACCGGAGACGGTGTCCGTGGCGAGGGCGGAGAAGAGCGGCGTGAAGCCGTCGCGCTCCTCGAAGCCGACGGCCAGCGACGCCAAGAAGCTGGTGTTCGTGGGAGGTGAGCCGGAGGTGGCCTACGAACTGGAATCGCTGCTGCACGCGTCGGCCGAGGTGCTCGGGAAGGGCTGGCTGGGCACGACGTACCGCGCCACGCTCGAGGGCGGCGTCGCCGTGGTGACCGTCAAGAGGCTGAGGGAGGTGCCCATCCCGGAGAAGGAGTTCCGCGGTACGGTGGCCGCGCTCGGCGCGCTCCGCCACGACAACCTGGTGCCGCTCCGCTCGTACTTCTACAGCAAGGAGGAGAAGCTCATCGTCTACGACTTCGTGAGCGCCAAAGGCCTCTCCTCCCTTCTCCACGGCGCGGGCAGCGAGCGCCTCGACTTCACGGCGCGGGCGCGCATTGCGCTGGCGTCGGCGCGCGGCATCGCCTTCATCCACGGCGCCGGCGCCGGCTCGTCCCACGGCAACATCAAGTCGTCCAACATCCTCGTCAATGACGCGCGCGACGGCGCCTACGTGGCCGACTACGGCCTTGTCCAGCTCGTCGGCGCCAGCGTGCCGCTGAAGCGCGTGACGGGGTATCGCGCCCCGGAGGTGACGGACCCGCGTAGGGCGTCGCAGGAGGCCGACGTGTACAGCTTCGGCGTGCTGCTCCTGGAGCTGCTCACCGGGAAGGCCCCCGCGAACTCGGTGCCGGGGAGCGACGGCGCCGCGGACCTGCCGCAGTGGGTGGGCACGGTGGTGCAGGAGGAGTGGACGGGCGAGGTGTTCGACGCCAGCATCGCCAACGAGGCGCTCGTGGAGGAGGAGATGGTGCGGCTGCTGCAGCTGGgcacggagtgcaccgagcggcgGCCCGACCGGCGGCCCGCGATGGCCGAGGTTGCCGCGAGGATAGAGGACATCGTCGGCAGCGTGCAGCGGAAGACGGACTCGGCCGAGTTCCACAGCGTGTCCGCCGACCATTCGGCGTAG